TCGAAGACAAGGGTGCCGTTATGCAGGCATGTCGTTGTGGCGTACATGGGGAAAGCCCGCCTTTCTGTGCGCTGAATGGTTAAATATAGCTTTTTGCGCAGAGGGGTGCAAGAGCTTTGTCAGGGAAAGGGGCTTTTTTCTGGTGTTAGCAGGGATGGTTCGTTTCGAATAAGCATGAGAGAGGAAACAATGGCGCCGCAATGACTGCTGGGGGAATAGAAATCCGCTTTTCGCCATTTCGCTTGACAAAGATTGCAGAGATTTGTAACATACAAAAAACTCGGGAAAATGTCTTGAGAGGGTGGAGCGGGAGAAAGCGCAGTCGAGTTCATGCCGTGAGCTGGATAGTGATATACCGCTTAATACTATCTATAGAGGGAACGGCGTCACTATGAGGGTCATGTTCCGGGGGCTGTTTGACAAGCGCGTCGAGCTGATGGCCGGGAGGTGAACTCACGAAGAGAGGTTTGTGGGCCGCAGCTCATGCGCAACTGAATTAGTTTCTACAAGAATGGATTCAAAATAGTAAGAGATTTGATCGGCTGTTCATGATGCAAATCCTCTGAATAGAGAATCTTGCAGTCAGCTTGCAGTGCGGCGGCAAGAATCAGCGAGTCATAGAATGAATACTGCCACCTTTGCATTAAATCAAGTGCTTGATGGCAGAGATCAACACTAGCAAACACCTGGCAAAGTGGGTGAAGCACAGAATCTAGATAACGTTGACAATCGCGGATCGATAGGGGGGTGGCAAACTTTTTCGTAGCGACATTAAGAAACTCCTGGATGACTTGATAACTGATGCACCCCTTGCTTTCGACCAGTGCCATTTTAATTAGATGGTTGGCTTTTTGCCACTTTACTGGATTTGAAAGATCGAAAGAATAGACAAGTATATTAGTATCGATAAAGAATTTATCTTTCATTTCTTTCTTCCCTAGTGAAGACTTTTCCGGGTTGAGCATAACTCAGTGATTTCATCAGCGACTCGTACTCGGAGCTGTTTGTGCCAGCATTAACAAATTGTTTGAGCCACTCCCGAAAAGTTGCATTCAAGGTAGTTCGCTGCTGCTGAGCTTTTTGGCGTGCCTTTTTGATGAGTTCATCTTCAGCGCTCAATGTTATATTTTTCAACATCATGTACCTCCTTATCACTATGAATGTGTACACTAATTTAGTGTGTTTTTCTGACAAAATCAAGTAAAAAATCCACACCTAATTTACAGAAATAGCATTGTTAAGTGTGTTCACCCAACCTCCGCTTCAAGTCGCTTGGGCAGCGGCAACAGCGATATGAAATAATGCCGCTTTTATGGCTTCAGTTTATGCGACTCGGCGGATCCCACTTCTTGTTAGGCACTGCAAAAGAGTATCAATAATAGCTTTTCTACGCGCGGCTGGCCGCCAGTCATTAGTCTTGGGAGGATAGTCTTATGGTACAGATCCAGGTAGACCAAAAAGCACCCGCCTACGCAGTGCGGGAGGCCTATGTCAACGCTCCGATCCAACTGGTGTGGAACATTTTAGCCAATCTGGAAAAATGGCCAGAATGGAATGACAGCGTCAAGGCGATGGATCTCCAGGGAAACGTCGTGCCAGGCACAGAGTTTCGCTGGACTGCTGGGGGCATGAAAATACGATCGCGTATAGAACAAGTCGATCCTCCGCGGCGTATTGTTTGGTCAGGCCGCACGATGGGCATACGAGCGATGCATAGCTGGACGTTTGCCGAGGAGAAAGAGGGTACGAAAGTACGCACCGAGGAATCATTTGAAGGCTGGATTGTCAAGCTGTTGGCCAGGAAAATGAAAAGGGCATTGAGCGAAGCACTGGAGCAAGGCATTTCAGCACTGAAAAATGAGGCAGAAAAAAGACATCGCGAAATAATGGCCTGAGGCGGGCACCCGACCCGCCAGACCGATGCCTTGAAAGAGTGTGAACTGCTTTTCTTTTTTCAATTCATTCGCCCTGTAAAATTGCTGTGCAGCGGCTGGTGGCGTTTTGGGCTTGTTGGAAAAGTTTGCTATTCTTTGAGTCAGACGCGAAGGAGTTTGAGATTCATGTTTGCGAACGCCATCGTCAGGACACCCGGAAAGAGCATGATAATGGGCTTGACCACAGCCCATCTTGGCGTTCCCGACTATGAACGGGCGCTTCTCCAGCATCAATCCTACATCAAAGCCCTGATCGAATGCGGCTTGAATGTAACGGTGATGCCTGCCGATGAAGAGTTCCCCGACTCCACCTTTGTGGAAGACACGGCGCTGGTGACGCCTCATTGTGCCATTATAACCAATCCCGGGGCCGCATCCAGAAAAGGCGAAACTGCACAGACCAGGGAAGCCGTAAGCCGGTTTTATTCTGACATCGAAGAGATAAGCGAGCCGGGGACGGTGGAAGCCGGTGATGTGCTGATGGTGGGCGGGCATTATTATGTTGGCCTTTCCGGACGGACCAATCGGGCCGGTGCGGATCAGCTCATTCAAATACTCGAAAGCTATGGGATGACCGGTTCGACCATTGAACTGGAACACGTCCTGCATTTGAAAACAGGCGTGGCCTATCTGGAGCATAATAACCTGGTCGTGTCCGGTGAATTTGTAGATAAGCCGGAGTTCGCACGTTTTAATAAAATGGTTGTCCCGGATCAGGAAGCTTACGCCGCAAATTCCATCTGGGTTAACGAAACGGTTCTTGTCCCGGCCGGGTATCCCGTCACAGCCCGCAAAATAGCGGATCTGGGTTATGCGGTTGTTGAAATTGAAATGACCGAATTTAAGAAACTCGATGGCGGTTTGAGTTGTTTGTCGCTGCGGTTTTAATAACAGTCGAGGATGGCATCTAGCCTTCCAGTGCCGGCGGCCTCTGCACCGGTCCGTTGGTTGTGATAATAGTAAAAGGAAAAGGAATGAAGAGATGGGTGACAAATCGGCTAAGCTATCAGGAATGAATATTCGCGCGTTGGCATCACTGGCATTATTTTGCGCAGGGCTATGGTTGGTCCCTTCCGGCATAGCGCTCCATTTCGCCTCACACGATGGGGCCGCCAGGTCGAGCCACCTGTTCATGACTATTCATAACACGGCTTCTTTTCTCTTTTTAATCGCTGCTGTCGTCCATGTGATGATGAATTGGAAGGTTCTCACCCACTATGTGAAGGCAAAAGTCGGAGAGTATCTGAGGTTCAAGCGAGAATTGGTGATTGCCGTCCTGGGTGTGTCAGCGTTCATCATGCTGGTGGCGTTTCATGCGCTCGCCCTTCACTAGTCAGCGACGGTTAGCACCCAGGATGGTCTATACCCGAAAATTGCGACACACAGTTTAGCCGCATGATTTGAATGTTCATAGTGCACAGATCCACTACTTTGGCTGGTATTCGAATAA
The nucleotide sequence above comes from bacterium. Encoded proteins:
- a CDS encoding SRPBCC family protein; this encodes MVQIQVDQKAPAYAVREAYVNAPIQLVWNILANLEKWPEWNDSVKAMDLQGNVVPGTEFRWTAGGMKIRSRIEQVDPPRRIVWSGRTMGIRAMHSWTFAEEKEGTKVRTEESFEGWIVKLLARKMKRALSEALEQGISALKNEAEKRHREIMA
- a CDS encoding DUF4405 domain-containing protein; the encoded protein is MGDKSAKLSGMNIRALASLALFCAGLWLVPSGIALHFASHDGAARSSHLFMTIHNTASFLFLIAAVVHVMMNWKVLTHYVKAKVGEYLRFKRELVIAVLGVSAFIMLVAFHALALH
- a CDS encoding arginine deiminase family protein, which translates into the protein MFANAIVRTPGKSMIMGLTTAHLGVPDYERALLQHQSYIKALIECGLNVTVMPADEEFPDSTFVEDTALVTPHCAIITNPGAASRKGETAQTREAVSRFYSDIEEISEPGTVEAGDVLMVGGHYYVGLSGRTNRAGADQLIQILESYGMTGSTIELEHVLHLKTGVAYLEHNNLVVSGEFVDKPEFARFNKMVVPDQEAYAANSIWVNETVLVPAGYPVTARKIADLGYAVVEIEMTEFKKLDGGLSCLSLRF
- a CDS encoding PIN domain-containing protein, which codes for MKDKFFIDTNILVYSFDLSNPVKWQKANHLIKMALVESKGCISYQVIQEFLNVATKKFATPLSIRDCQRYLDSVLHPLCQVFASVDLCHQALDLMQRWQYSFYDSLILAAALQADCKILYSEDLHHEQPIKSLTILNPFL